The following DNA comes from Cetobacterium sp. ZOR0034.
ATTATATGATGTAAAAAATTTAAAGGGTATTAAAGATGTTAAAAGACTTAGGATAGGAAGTTATAGAGCTTTATTCAAAATAGTTAATAATGAATTAGTTATATTGGTTATCGATATTGGAAGTAGAGGCGATATATACAAATAAATAATTGGAGATGTCAAGTTTTCAAGAAAGAGCTTTAGAGTCTAGTCAACTTTAAAAGCTCTTTTTATTTTTACATTCAATTGTATAGAGAAGTTTACATCTCAGCTGAATTTATGGTATAGTTTAACTATAATAAAAAAAGGGAGTGAATCAAAATGATTGATAAAAGTATAATACTAAATAAACTATCTGCTATTGATAAAAGTCAGTTTGGTATAAGTAAAATAGGATTATTTGGTTCTTATTCTAAAGATGAACAAACAGAAAAAAGTGATATAGATATCTTTGTAGAGTTAATTGATAATGATGAAATGTTAACTAATTTTTATAACTTAAAATCTTATTTAGAATCTACTTTTGGTAAAAAAATAGATTTAGTAACTTCAGGACAGTTTGATTATAAATATAAAAATCCATTGGTTGCTAAGTATAAAGAAAAAGTTAAGAATGAGATATTAGGAAGTGTTAT
Coding sequences within:
- a CDS encoding type II toxin-antitoxin system RelE/ParE family toxin; its protein translation is MTSYRIKFDKKAVKFMKENRMVGLKFYEAFTEISKDTKMISLYDVKNLKGIKDVKRLRIGSYRALFKIVNNELVILVIDIGSRGDIYK
- a CDS encoding nucleotidyltransferase family protein; the protein is MIDKSIILNKLSAIDKSQFGISKIGLFGSYSKDEQTEKSDIDIFVELIDNDEMLTNFYNLKSYLESTFGKKIDLVTSGQFDYKYKNPLVAKYKEKVKNEILGSVIYV